In Halopseudomonas nanhaiensis, a single window of DNA contains:
- the gcvP gene encoding aminomethyl-transferring glycine dehydrogenase, translating to MSNTRSLTDLEQTDAFLRRHIGPDDAEQQSMLETLGVESLDALINETVPNSILRKDLLNLPGPRTEAEVLGYLKGVASKNQIYTSCIGMGYHGTLTPNVILRNVLENPGWYTAYTPYQPEIAQGRLEALLNFQQLSIDLTGMELASASLLDEATAAAEAMALAKRQAKSKSNLFFIDHDSHPQTISVVRTRAEAFGFEVVIDDVRNLGDHEVFGALFQYPNTWGEINDLKPLIDAVHAQNGLACVAADLLSLVLLTPPGELGADVVFGSAQRFGVPMGYGGPHAAFFATRDAYKRAMPGRIIGVSVDTRGNRALRMALQTREQHIRREKANSNICTAQVLLANIASFYAVYHGSEGLKTIAERVQRLTAILAAGLEEKGFKRQNAHFFDTLTLDVGGRAGEIVERARAARINLRLVDETTLGLSLDETSTRSTVERLLAVFADDGQASNIEALDQRVSAAAMGIPAALRRQSAFLTHPVFNSYHSETEMLRYIKSLENRDLALNHAMIPLGSCTMKLNATAEMIPITWPEFGQLHPFAPLAQAEGYKVMIDELEAALREITGFDAICMQPNSGAQGEYAGLLAIRKFHESNGDEHRNVCLIPTSAHGTNPASAMMASMRVVLVNCDDNGNVDFADLKQKAQDNADNLSCLMITYPSTHGVYEEGIREICDIIHQYGGQVYMDGANLNAQVGLTRPADIGADVSHMNLHKTFCIPHGGGGPGMGPIGVKAHLAPYVANHPVVPLDGPDPENGAVSAAPWGSASILPISWTYIALMGAEGLRRATEVAILNANYLARRLGQAYPVLYSGRNGRVAHECIIDIRPLKAASGITEEDVAKRLMDFGFHAPTMSFPVPGTLMIEPTESESKAELDRFVDAMLTIRGEISRVEQGEWTVEQSPPHNAPHTLADITGEWDRPYSRQEAVFPQAWVAANKFWPSVNRIDNVYGDRNLFCACPPIEAYEG from the coding sequence ATGAGCAATACCCGAAGCCTCACCGATCTGGAACAGACTGACGCGTTTCTGCGTCGCCATATCGGTCCGGACGATGCTGAACAGCAGTCGATGCTCGAAACACTCGGCGTCGAGTCGCTGGATGCCTTGATCAACGAGACGGTCCCGAACAGCATCCTGCGCAAGGATCTGCTCAACCTGCCCGGACCACGTACCGAGGCCGAGGTGCTTGGTTATCTGAAAGGAGTAGCCAGCAAGAATCAGATCTATACCTCCTGCATTGGCATGGGTTACCACGGCACGCTGACGCCGAATGTGATTCTGCGCAATGTGCTGGAAAACCCCGGCTGGTATACCGCGTATACCCCGTACCAACCTGAAATCGCCCAGGGCCGACTCGAGGCGCTGCTCAACTTCCAGCAGTTGTCGATCGATCTGACCGGCATGGAGCTGGCCAGCGCGTCGCTGCTCGACGAAGCCACCGCAGCGGCCGAGGCGATGGCACTGGCCAAGCGTCAGGCCAAGAGCAAGAGCAATCTGTTTTTCATCGACCACGACTCCCATCCGCAGACCATTTCCGTGGTGCGCACACGGGCCGAAGCGTTCGGCTTTGAAGTGGTCATTGATGACGTGCGCAATCTTGGCGACCATGAGGTATTCGGAGCGCTGTTCCAGTATCCCAACACCTGGGGTGAGATCAACGATCTGAAACCGCTGATCGATGCCGTTCATGCGCAGAACGGACTGGCCTGCGTCGCCGCCGACCTGCTCAGTCTGGTACTGCTGACACCGCCGGGCGAGCTGGGTGCCGACGTGGTATTCGGCTCGGCTCAGCGCTTCGGCGTGCCCATGGGATACGGCGGTCCGCATGCCGCGTTCTTCGCCACGCGCGATGCGTACAAGCGCGCAATGCCCGGGCGAATTATCGGGGTGTCGGTCGATACGCGCGGTAACCGCGCGCTGCGCATGGCGTTGCAAACGCGCGAGCAGCATATCCGCCGCGAGAAGGCCAACTCGAACATTTGCACCGCGCAGGTGCTGTTGGCCAATATCGCCAGCTTCTATGCGGTTTATCACGGCTCTGAAGGGCTGAAAACCATTGCCGAACGCGTGCAGCGGTTGACGGCCATCCTGGCTGCCGGCCTGGAAGAAAAAGGCTTCAAGCGACAGAACGCGCATTTCTTCGACACGCTTACGCTGGACGTCGGCGGGCGCGCCGGTGAAATCGTCGAGCGGGCCCGTGCAGCCCGGATCAACCTGCGGCTGGTCGATGAGACCACGCTCGGACTGAGTCTGGACGAAACCTCGACCCGTAGCACCGTGGAGCGTCTGCTCGCGGTATTTGCCGACGATGGTCAGGCCAGCAATATCGAAGCGCTGGATCAGCGCGTGAGTGCAGCGGCGATGGGTATTCCCGCAGCGCTGCGTCGTCAGTCGGCGTTCCTCACTCATCCGGTGTTCAACAGCTATCACTCGGAAACCGAGATGCTGCGCTACATCAAGTCGCTGGAAAACAGGGACCTTGCGCTGAATCACGCGATGATTCCGCTGGGCTCCTGCACCATGAAGCTCAACGCCACCGCCGAAATGATCCCGATCACCTGGCCGGAGTTCGGCCAGCTGCACCCCTTTGCCCCGCTGGCTCAGGCCGAAGGCTACAAGGTGATGATCGACGAGCTCGAAGCGGCGCTGCGTGAAATCACCGGCTTCGACGCCATCTGCATGCAGCCGAATTCCGGTGCGCAGGGGGAGTATGCCGGCCTGCTGGCCATCCGCAAATTCCATGAATCCAACGGCGACGAGCATCGCAATGTCTGTCTGATCCCGACCTCTGCACACGGTACAAATCCGGCGTCGGCGATGATGGCAAGCATGCGGGTGGTGCTGGTCAACTGCGACGACAACGGTAACGTCGACTTTGCGGATCTGAAACAGAAGGCCCAGGACAACGCAGACAATCTGTCGTGCCTGATGATCACCTACCCGTCCACCCACGGCGTGTACGAAGAGGGTATCCGCGAGATCTGCGACATCATTCACCAGTACGGCGGCCAGGTTTACATGGACGGGGCCAACCTCAATGCGCAGGTGGGCCTGACCCGGCCGGCCGACATTGGCGCAGACGTGTCGCACATGAACCTGCACAAGACCTTCTGCATACCCCATGGGGGTGGTGGGCCGGGGATGGGGCCTATCGGGGTCAAGGCGCACCTCGCTCCCTATGTTGCCAACCATCCTGTGGTGCCGCTCGATGGGCCCGACCCGGAAAACGGCGCGGTGAGCGCAGCGCCCTGGGGCAGCGCGAGCATCCTGCCGATCAGCTGGACCTACATCGCGCTGATGGGCGCGGAGGGCCTGCGCCGGGCTACCGAAGTGGCGATCCTCAATGCCAATTACCTGGCCAGGCGGTTGGGGCAGGCGTATCCGGTGCTCTATAGCGGTCGCAACGGTCGCGTTGCGCATGAATGCATCATCGACATCCGCCCGCTCAAGGCTGCTTCGGGTATCACCGAGGAAGACGTGGCCAAGCGGCTTATGGATTTCGGCTTCCATGCACCGACCATGTCGTTCCCGGTTCCGGGTACGCTGATGATCGAGCCGACCGAGAGCGAGTCGAAAGCCGAGCTTGATCGTTTCGTTGACGCGATGCTGACCATTCGCGGCGAAATCAGCCGGGTCGAGCAGGGCGAGTGGACGGTCGAGCAGAGCCCGCCGCACAACGCCCCGCACACGCTGGCCGACATCACTGGCGAGTGGGACCGTCCGTACTCGCGTCAGGAGGCTGTATTCCCGCAGGCGTGGGTCGCGGCAAACAAGTTCTGGCCGAGCGTGAACCGCATCGACAACGTCTACGGCGATCGCAATCTCTTTTGCGCCTGCCCGCCGATCGAAGCCTACGAAGGCTGA
- a CDS encoding extracellular solute-binding protein, translating to MSFLRSIATVGLAVTAFSSFAAPKELVVYSSRQDHLIQPVFDLYTEKTGIKIQFITDKEAPLMARLQAEGKNTPADLLITVDAGNLWQAEQQDLFRAVKSDVIEENIPSQYRSQNDKWTGLSLRARTIVYSTERVEPGELSTYEALADDEWKGRLCLRTSKKVYNQSLTATMIESLGEEKTGEVIKGWVSNLAAPVFPDDTALMAAIHEGQCDVGIVNTYYFGRLHADNPHLAVKLFWPNQDGRGVHVNLSGAGVTKHAPNPKEAQKFLEWLTTEEAQRIFADANQEFPANESVKPSEEVQAWGDFKRDSVNVEVAGRRQPEAIMLMDRLGWN from the coding sequence ATGTCCTTCCTGCGCTCCATCGCTACGGTCGGCCTTGCCGTCACCGCATTCAGCAGTTTCGCGGCACCCAAGGAACTGGTGGTCTATTCCTCCAGGCAGGATCACCTGATCCAGCCGGTATTCGATCTGTATACCGAGAAGACCGGCATCAAGATCCAGTTCATCACCGACAAGGAAGCTCCGCTGATGGCGCGTCTGCAGGCCGAGGGCAAGAACACGCCCGCCGATCTGTTGATCACCGTGGACGCTGGCAACCTGTGGCAGGCCGAGCAGCAGGACCTGTTCCGCGCGGTGAAATCGGACGTCATCGAAGAGAATATCCCGTCTCAGTACCGCTCCCAGAATGACAAGTGGACCGGCCTGTCGCTTCGTGCCCGCACCATCGTCTACTCGACCGAGCGGGTAGAGCCGGGCGAGCTGAGCACCTACGAGGCACTGGCTGACGACGAGTGGAAGGGCCGTCTGTGCCTGCGTACCTCGAAAAAGGTCTACAACCAGTCGCTGACCGCCACCATGATCGAGTCGCTTGGCGAAGAGAAGACAGGCGAAGTGATCAAGGGTTGGGTCTCCAATCTCGCTGCACCGGTGTTCCCGGATGACACCGCCCTGATGGCTGCGATTCATGAAGGTCAGTGCGACGTAGGCATCGTCAATACCTATTACTTTGGCCGCTTGCACGCCGACAACCCGCACCTGGCCGTCAAGCTGTTCTGGCCGAACCAGGATGGCCGCGGTGTGCACGTGAATCTGTCCGGCGCAGGCGTGACCAAGCACGCGCCGAATCCGAAGGAAGCCCAGAAATTCCTCGAGTGGCTGACTACGGAGGAAGCGCAGCGCATCTTCGCTGACGCCAACCAGGAATTCCCGGCCAACGAATCGGTCAAGCCGTCCGAGGAAGTTCAGGCCTGGGGCGACTTCAAACGTGACTCGGTCAATGTTGAAGTCGCTGGCCGCCGTCAGCCGGAAGCAATCATGCTGATGGATCGTCTGGGCTGGAACTGA
- a CDS encoding ABC transporter permease translates to MPHRSIASKPQWQVAPYLAAALVLLPLLVLVVSWQSVDGQIWGHLLETQMARLIGNTLLLVAGVGSGVIVLGVSLAWLTSLCEFPGRRIFDWALMLPFAIPAYVLAFVSIGLLDFAGPLQSALRGWLGNDFRLFFSIRSPGGVVAVLTLVFYPYVYLLARNAFLAQGRGLMEASRILGHTPWQGFWRVALPMARPAIGAGAALALMETLADFGAVSVFNYDTFTTAIYKTWYGFFSLQTATQLASVLLVFVFLALYLERRAQGARRFPGVDKPRQGALYRLKGPLAWLATGYCLLVLALAFIIPLMQLLHWLWASAIHDLDERYWALIRNTLSLGAAAAVITVSVGILLVLSRRLQPFRRVRSAVAVANLGYALPGSVLAVGIMFAFSHIDNHLLIPLRTWLGETDPGTLLVGGLFALLLAYLIRFMAVAYGPLDASLARIRPSLPEAAHSLGHTGWAVFWRVYLPLILPGVLSAALLVFVDVLKEMPATLLMRPFGWDTLAVRIHGLTAEGEWARAALPAITLVLVGLLPVIVLIRSSARR, encoded by the coding sequence GTGCCCCATCGTTCCATTGCCTCCAAACCTCAGTGGCAGGTCGCTCCGTATCTTGCGGCGGCGCTGGTATTGCTGCCGTTGCTGGTGCTGGTAGTGAGCTGGCAGAGCGTTGATGGCCAGATATGGGGTCATCTGCTGGAAACGCAGATGGCGCGGTTGATCGGCAATACGTTGCTGCTCGTAGCAGGCGTGGGTTCCGGGGTGATCGTGCTGGGCGTCAGCCTGGCGTGGCTGACCAGTCTGTGCGAGTTCCCCGGGAGGCGGATATTCGACTGGGCGCTGATGCTGCCCTTTGCCATCCCTGCCTACGTACTGGCCTTCGTCAGTATCGGCCTGCTGGACTTCGCCGGCCCGCTGCAGTCGGCATTGCGCGGGTGGCTGGGCAACGACTTTCGGCTGTTCTTCTCCATCCGCTCGCCGGGCGGCGTGGTCGCCGTGCTGACACTGGTGTTTTACCCCTACGTGTATCTGCTCGCACGCAATGCGTTTCTCGCGCAGGGGCGTGGGCTGATGGAGGCATCACGGATCCTCGGCCATACGCCCTGGCAGGGATTCTGGCGGGTCGCTTTGCCGATGGCGCGACCGGCGATCGGTGCCGGGGCGGCGCTGGCGCTGATGGAAACCCTGGCCGACTTCGGCGCGGTGTCGGTTTTCAACTATGACACCTTCACTACGGCCATCTACAAGACCTGGTATGGCTTTTTCAGCCTGCAGACCGCCACGCAGCTGGCCAGCGTGCTGCTGGTATTCGTTTTTCTGGCGTTGTATCTGGAGCGGCGCGCCCAGGGTGCGCGACGTTTCCCCGGGGTGGACAAACCGCGGCAAGGGGCGCTGTACCGGCTCAAGGGTCCGCTTGCCTGGCTGGCCACTGGTTATTGCCTGCTGGTGCTGGCGCTGGCCTTCATCATACCGCTGATGCAGCTGCTCCACTGGTTGTGGGCCAGTGCCATTCACGACCTGGACGAACGGTACTGGGCATTGATTCGCAACACCTTGAGTCTGGGAGCCGCGGCGGCCGTGATAACCGTAAGCGTCGGCATACTGCTGGTCCTGTCCCGGCGGCTGCAACCCTTTCGCAGGGTACGCAGCGCGGTAGCGGTGGCCAATCTGGGGTACGCATTGCCCGGCTCGGTGCTCGCCGTAGGCATCATGTTCGCGTTCAGCCATATCGATAATCACCTGTTGATACCCCTGCGTACCTGGTTGGGTGAAACAGACCCCGGCACACTGCTGGTCGGCGGCCTGTTTGCCCTGCTTCTGGCCTACCTGATCCGCTTCATGGCCGTTGCATACGGCCCGCTCGACGCCTCGCTTGCGCGCATCCGGCCGTCGTTACCCGAGGCTGCACACAGTCTGGGTCACACTGGCTGGGCCGTGTTCTGGCGGGTCTATCTGCCGCTGATTCTGCCGGGGGTGCTGAGCGCGGCGCTGCTGGTGTTCGTCGATGTGCTGAAGGAGATGCCCGCCACACTGCTCATGCGCCCCTTCGGCTGGGATACGCTTGCTGTGCGGATTCATGGACTTACCGCAGAAGGCGAATGGGCACGGGCAGCGCTGCCGGCGATCACCCTGGTACTGGTCGGACTGCTGCCGGTCATCGTGCTGATCAGAAGTTCGGCTCGCCGCTGA
- the gcvH gene encoding glycine cleavage system protein GcvH — MSNIPADLRYASSHEWARQEADGTITVGITDHAQDLLGDVVFVELPEVGRQVNAGEECAVVESVKAASDIYAPVSGEVVAINDALGDSPDLVNGEPYTGAWFFKIKPSDASELDKLMDADAYGSSI; from the coding sequence ATGAGCAACATTCCCGCCGACCTGCGTTACGCCTCCAGTCACGAATGGGCGCGCCAGGAAGCTGATGGCACCATCACCGTCGGTATCACCGATCACGCTCAGGATCTGCTGGGTGACGTGGTATTCGTCGAGCTGCCGGAAGTCGGCCGCCAGGTGAATGCCGGTGAAGAGTGCGCAGTAGTCGAATCGGTCAAGGCCGCCTCCGATATCTACGCGCCGGTCAGCGGCGAAGTCGTGGCGATCAATGACGCGCTCGGTGATTCGCCGGATCTGGTCAATGGCGAACCCTACACCGGCGCCTGGTTCTTCAAGATCAAGCCGTCCGATGCCAGCGAGCTGGACAAGCTGATGGATGCTGACGCTTACGGTTCTTCTATCTAA
- the pepP gene encoding Xaa-Pro aminopeptidase, translated as MRITRQEYARRRKALMAQMEPNSIAILPAAPVYIRNRDVEHNYRQDSDFQYLTGFAEPEAVAVLVPGREHGEYVMFCREKDKERELWDGYRAGQEGAVSEFGADDAFPINDIDDILPGLIEGRERVYYAMGANQEFDRRLTSWINIIRSKARLGAQPPNEFVALDHLLHDMRLYKNAAEVKLMHAAGEISAQAHTRAMQVCRPGMYEYQLEAELQHTFMRHGSRSPAYQSIVAAGRNACILHYTENTAQIRDGDLVLIDAGCELDCYASDITRTFPANGRFSAEQRAVYDIVLAAQKEAFEHIAPGRHWNEAHEATVRVIVGGLIDLGLLKGSVDEVIASESYRRFYMHRAGHWLGMDVHDVGDYRVGGEWRVLEPGMVMTVEPGIYIAPDDDSVPKKWRGIGVRIEDDVVVTRTGCDVLTDAVPKDADEIERLMAAAREHAA; from the coding sequence ATGCGTATCACCAGGCAGGAATATGCCCGCCGCCGCAAGGCATTGATGGCCCAGATGGAGCCGAACAGCATCGCCATCCTGCCCGCCGCTCCTGTCTACATCCGTAATCGCGATGTGGAGCATAACTACCGGCAGGACAGCGACTTTCAGTATCTGACCGGCTTTGCCGAGCCGGAGGCGGTCGCGGTGCTGGTACCCGGCCGCGAGCATGGCGAGTACGTCATGTTCTGTCGTGAGAAGGATAAGGAGCGCGAACTCTGGGACGGCTACCGCGCCGGCCAGGAGGGCGCCGTCAGCGAATTCGGCGCCGATGATGCCTTCCCGATCAACGATATCGACGACATCCTGCCTGGTCTGATCGAGGGGCGCGAGCGGGTGTACTACGCGATGGGAGCCAACCAGGAGTTCGACCGTCGCCTGACCAGCTGGATCAACATCATTCGCAGCAAGGCGCGGCTTGGGGCCCAGCCGCCGAACGAGTTCGTCGCACTCGACCATCTGCTGCACGACATGCGTCTTTACAAGAACGCTGCCGAGGTCAAGCTCATGCACGCTGCTGGCGAGATTTCCGCCCAGGCGCATACGCGCGCCATGCAGGTGTGCCGGCCGGGCATGTACGAATATCAGCTCGAAGCCGAGCTGCAGCATACCTTCATGCGTCACGGCAGCCGCTCCCCGGCATATCAGTCGATTGTCGCGGCGGGGCGCAACGCCTGCATCCTGCATTACACGGAAAACACCGCCCAGATTCGCGATGGTGATCTGGTGCTGATCGACGCAGGCTGTGAACTCGACTGCTATGCCAGCGACATCACTCGCACCTTCCCGGCCAACGGTCGCTTCAGTGCCGAGCAGCGCGCGGTCTACGACATCGTGCTGGCTGCGCAGAAAGAAGCTTTCGAGCATATCGCGCCCGGCCGGCACTGGAACGAGGCGCACGAGGCGACCGTCCGCGTCATCGTGGGTGGGCTGATCGACCTGGGTCTGCTCAAGGGCTCGGTCGACGAGGTCATTGCCAGCGAGTCCTATCGCCGGTTCTACATGCACCGCGCGGGCCACTGGCTGGGCATGGACGTTCACGATGTAGGCGACTACCGCGTCGGTGGTGAATGGCGCGTGCTCGAACCGGGCATGGTCATGACCGTCGAGCCCGGTATCTATATCGCTCCGGATGATGACAGCGTGCCCAAGAAGTGGCGTGGTATCGGGGTGCGCATAGAGGACGACGTGGTGGTGACGCGTACCGGCTGTGACGTGCTGACCGATGCCGTGCCCAAGGACGCCGACGAGATAGAACGGCTGATGGCGGCGGCGCGCGAGCACGCTGCATGA
- a CDS encoding FAD-dependent monooxygenase, protein MAQQFDVIVVGAGMVGATLARALADLPLRIALVDAMPLPGPARTVTTGSGYDARVSAISAASEHIFANLGVWQRLPAAGRSPYRFMRVWDAEGTGEIGFDADALGELRLGHVVENHLIQDALLESLAEIGVRLFGEQRVEGLVQEPDSWRLLLEGGNYLQAPLVVAADGAKSKLRELAGFAMREWDYLHNAIVTTVQTERPHQATAWQRFMPTGPLALLPLNDRNQAHYCSIVWSVVPEHAGRIMALDDAAFLRELEEAFESRLGRILAADQRHRIPLRQRHARRYAMPGLVLIGDAAHSIHPLAGQGVNLGLLDAAELFDVVRAALQRGEGIGALSVLQRYERRRMGANLGMMAAMEGFERLFHANALPLRWIRNTGMRLLDGQSLLKGGIMRRAMGLAGELPSLARDPEAASPGL, encoded by the coding sequence ATGGCGCAGCAATTCGATGTGATTGTGGTCGGTGCCGGCATGGTCGGCGCTACGCTGGCCCGAGCGCTGGCAGATCTGCCCCTGCGGATTGCGCTGGTCGATGCCATGCCGTTGCCTGGGCCCGCCAGGACCGTGACGACTGGCTCGGGCTACGATGCACGCGTCAGCGCGATCAGTGCAGCGTCCGAACATATTTTCGCCAATCTGGGTGTGTGGCAGCGGCTACCTGCAGCGGGTCGCTCGCCCTATCGCTTCATGCGCGTGTGGGACGCCGAGGGCACAGGTGAGATCGGCTTCGACGCCGACGCGCTCGGCGAACTGCGGCTCGGACATGTCGTGGAGAATCATCTGATACAGGACGCCCTGCTGGAGAGCCTGGCCGAGATCGGCGTCAGGTTGTTCGGCGAGCAGCGGGTAGAAGGGCTGGTGCAGGAACCCGATAGTTGGCGATTGCTGCTCGAGGGCGGCAATTACCTTCAGGCGCCTCTAGTAGTCGCGGCGGACGGGGCCAAGTCCAAACTGCGCGAGCTGGCTGGTTTCGCGATGCGCGAATGGGACTACCTGCACAATGCCATCGTGACCACTGTGCAAACGGAGCGCCCGCATCAGGCTACAGCCTGGCAACGCTTCATGCCGACCGGGCCGCTCGCGCTGCTCCCGCTCAATGATCGAAATCAGGCGCACTACTGCTCGATTGTCTGGTCGGTCGTGCCGGAGCACGCCGGGCGGATCATGGCGCTGGATGACGCGGCTTTTCTCAGGGAGCTGGAAGAGGCCTTCGAGAGTCGGCTCGGACGGATTCTCGCCGCTGATCAGCGTCATCGCATTCCGCTGCGCCAACGGCATGCCCGCCGCTATGCCATGCCAGGACTGGTGCTGATCGGCGACGCTGCGCACAGCATTCATCCGCTGGCCGGGCAGGGCGTCAATCTGGGTCTGCTCGATGCAGCCGAGCTGTTCGACGTCGTGAGGGCGGCGCTGCAGCGTGGCGAAGGCATCGGTGCGCTGTCGGTACTGCAACGCTACGAGCGGCGCCGCATGGGTGCGAACCTTGGCATGATGGCGGCCATGGAGGGTTTCGAGCGGCTGTTCCACGCCAACGCGTTGCCGCTGCGCTGGATTCGCAATACAGGTATGCGTCTGCTCGATGGCCAGTCCCTGCTGAAGGGGGGGATCATGCGCCGAGCCATGGGGCTTGCGGGTGAGCTTCCCTCACTGGCGCGGGACCCGGAGGCGGCGTCTCCCGGGCTCTGA
- the gcvT gene encoding glycine cleavage system aminomethyltransferase GcvT: MGSRTPLYEQHLAAGAKMVDFGGWDMPLHYGSQMEEHHQVRRDVGMFDVSHMTVIDVSGTEAKAFLQYLLANDVARLTLSGKALYSGMLNEDGGVIDDLIVYLVGESYRVVVNAATREKDLAWIRLQAEPFAVKLVERDDLAMLAVQGPRARSVVSQVVSDSRAALINDLKPFQGHPEGQWFIGRTGYTGEDGLEIMLPAEEAGAFWDALIAAGCKPCGLGARDTLRLEAGMNLYGSDMDETVSPLAANMGWTIAWEPTERDFIGRKALEAQREAGDQPKLVGLVLAERAVLRGHQKVIVDGVGEGEITSGSFSPTLGVSIALARVPRATGSSAKVEIRGKQLDVRVVKPSFVRNGKPVFE; the protein is encoded by the coding sequence ATGGGATCGCGCACTCCGCTCTATGAGCAGCACCTCGCCGCGGGCGCCAAGATGGTCGATTTTGGTGGCTGGGACATGCCGCTGCACTATGGCTCGCAGATGGAGGAGCATCATCAGGTGCGGCGCGACGTAGGCATGTTCGATGTCTCGCACATGACGGTGATCGATGTTTCCGGAACCGAAGCCAAGGCCTTTCTGCAGTACCTGCTGGCCAACGATGTGGCCCGTCTCACGCTCAGTGGCAAGGCGCTGTACAGCGGCATGCTCAACGAAGACGGCGGTGTGATCGACGACCTCATCGTCTATCTGGTGGGCGAGTCCTATCGCGTCGTGGTCAATGCCGCAACCCGGGAAAAGGATCTGGCCTGGATCCGTCTGCAGGCCGAGCCCTTTGCGGTGAAGCTGGTCGAGCGCGATGATCTGGCGATGCTCGCCGTGCAGGGCCCTCGGGCACGCTCGGTGGTGTCACAGGTCGTCAGCGACAGCAGGGCCGCGCTGATCAACGATCTCAAGCCGTTCCAGGGCCACCCCGAAGGACAATGGTTCATTGGCCGTACCGGCTATACCGGTGAGGACGGCCTGGAAATCATGCTGCCCGCCGAAGAAGCAGGCGCATTCTGGGATGCTTTGATCGCTGCCGGCTGCAAGCCCTGCGGGTTGGGCGCGCGCGACACACTGCGTCTGGAAGCGGGTATGAACCTGTACGGCTCGGATATGGACGAGACGGTATCGCCGTTGGCCGCCAATATGGGCTGGACCATCGCCTGGGAGCCCACCGAGCGTGACTTCATCGGGCGCAAGGCGCTCGAGGCCCAGCGTGAAGCGGGCGACCAGCCCAAGCTGGTTGGTCTGGTGCTGGCCGAGCGTGCCGTGTTGCGTGGACACCAGAAGGTCATCGTCGACGGCGTTGGCGAAGGCGAAATCACCAGCGGCAGCTTCTCTCCGACCCTTGGTGTCTCGATCGCACTGGCGCGCGTTCCGCGTGCTACCGGCAGTTCGGCCAAGGTGGAAATTCGCGGTAAACAGCTCGACGTTCGCGTGGTCAAGCCGAGCTTCGTGCGCAACGGCAAGCCCGTTTTCGAATAA
- the ubiH gene encoding 2-octaprenyl-6-methoxyphenyl hydroxylase, producing MSCVITIAGGGMVGASLALSLQGVARELGWSIRLIEAHPPVPGSWQPSYDARSTALSQGSRQIYQRLGVWEHLAQRIEPIREIHVSDRGHPGAARIEATIERVPALGYVVENAWLGDVLLGALDQDVVQWMAPARVLEAQAESGGYRLKVEVGESVSEMHTDLLVIADGGRSSLLDQLRIYRKVQPYSQAALIANVTTAAGHGSVAYERFTSTGPLALLPLSGNRSALVWTLPEEQAADVASLAPEQFLDRLQQAFGFRMGTLTQVGERACYPLKLIEAEEQIRTALVVLGNAAHSLHPIAGQGFNLSLRDTQALAQALICAGQAGRRPGELAVLQGYLDGQRSDQWLTTAFSDRLTRLFSNRRPLMTVGRNLGLLGLDVLPPAKRLFARQAMGL from the coding sequence ATGAGCTGCGTCATCACCATTGCTGGCGGTGGCATGGTCGGAGCGAGCCTGGCGCTGTCACTCCAGGGCGTTGCGCGCGAGCTGGGTTGGTCGATTCGCCTGATCGAAGCGCATCCGCCGGTGCCAGGCAGCTGGCAGCCCAGCTACGATGCACGTTCCACTGCCCTATCGCAGGGCAGCCGGCAGATTTATCAGCGACTGGGGGTATGGGAACACCTGGCGCAGCGGATCGAGCCGATTCGCGAGATTCACGTGTCCGATCGTGGCCATCCCGGCGCGGCGCGAATCGAAGCAACCATCGAACGGGTTCCCGCCCTCGGCTATGTGGTCGAGAACGCCTGGCTCGGCGATGTGCTGCTGGGAGCGCTCGACCAGGATGTGGTGCAGTGGATGGCACCCGCCCGGGTACTGGAGGCGCAGGCCGAATCCGGCGGCTATCGGCTGAAAGTGGAAGTCGGTGAGTCGGTGAGTGAAATGCACACCGACTTGCTGGTGATTGCTGATGGCGGTCGGTCCAGTCTGCTCGATCAGCTGCGCATCTATCGCAAGGTCCAGCCCTATTCCCAGGCGGCGCTGATTGCCAATGTCACCACAGCTGCCGGGCACGGCTCGGTCGCCTACGAACGGTTCACGTCCACCGGACCGCTGGCCTTGCTGCCACTGTCCGGCAATCGCAGCGCGCTGGTGTGGACCCTGCCGGAGGAACAGGCTGCGGATGTCGCCAGCCTCGCGCCGGAGCAGTTTCTCGATCGGTTGCAGCAGGCGTTCGGCTTTCGCATGGGCACGCTGACCCAGGTCGGCGAGCGCGCCTGCTATCCGCTCAAGCTCATCGAGGCCGAAGAGCAGATACGGACGGCCCTCGTGGTGCTCGGCAATGCCGCCCACAGCCTTCACCCGATAGCCGGGCAGGGCTTCAATCTGTCGTTGCGCGACACCCAGGCGCTGGCGCAGGCGCTGATCTGCGCGGGCCAGGCGGGGCGGAGGCCGGGCGAGCTGGCGGTACTGCAGGGTTATCTCGATGGGCAGCGCAGTGATCAATGGCTGACGACGGCCTTCAGTGATCGGCTGACCCGGCTGTTCAGCAACCGTCGACCGCTGATGACCGTAGGCCGCAATCTCGGTTTGCTCGGGCTGGATGTCCTGCCGCCGGCCAAGCGGCTTTTCGCCAGACAGGCGATGGGCCTTTAA